From the Natrinema amylolyticum genome, the window GGCCAGGAGGTCGCCGCCGACGCTCACAGGACTGCCCCCGCGACGGCGATGCCGGTCAGCAGGAAGACGACGCCGAAGACGTCGCCGACGGTGGTCACGACCGGCCCGATGACGTTGTCCGGGTCGAGCCCTCGCCGATAGCCCTTGAAAATCACGGTGAGCAACACGCCCAGCATTGCGACCGCGCTCAACACGGCGGCGACGAACAGGACGATGAGCAACTCGAGCAGGTTCGCCGGCCGACCGAGCGCGAGCATGACGCCCCAGGCGAGGACGGCGATGAAGACGGAGACGATCAGGCCGTTCAGGAAGGAGGCGATGATCGCGCTCCGGAGCCGGCCGGACCACTCGAATCGGGGCTCGATCACGCCCTGGTGGAGCCCGCTCGAGAGCCGCGCGCCCAGCGAGCCGTAGACGCCGCCGCGAGTGGCCAGAAACGCGGGCAAGAGGAGGAGAATTCCGGGGACGCTCTCGATTCCCTCGCGCATCGTCTCGGTGCCGAGCAGCGTGCCGGCGAACAGGCCCGCGACGAGGCTGACGAGGATCACCGGCAGTGCCTGCCGATAGACGTCGAGGGCGGAATCGTGGCCAAACATCTATCCCAACGTGAGTCGCTGCCCCATTAAGCGTTGGTCTCGTTACACCCCGCTCAGCGTCCAAATCTTGATTAGTTCGCCGGCCGACGGGCGGGTATGCGCGAAATCTCCTACGAGCCCCGGAACGTCCGGGACGTTCTCGTCGAACTCAAGGACTCGTCCGAACTCGCGGTCGATCTCGCGTACTCCGCCGTCCGCGACGGTGACGCCTCCCTCGCCGACGAGGTGCTCGAACTCGAGTCCCGCGCCAACTACCTGCAGTATCACGTCCGGATCGCGCTGATGCTCGCCGCCAAGCGGGCCGAGGAAGCCGAGCAACTGGTCGGGCTCTTCCAGGTCGCCGCGAGCGCCGTCCGCATCACCGAGGCCGCGGCCGATATCGCGCGGATCGTCCGCGACGACGGCGGCGTCCCCGACGCCTTCGAGCACGCCTTTCCCGACGCCGACGAGCGGCTCGTCCGGGCGACCGTCGCGGCCGACTCCGACCTCGCGGGAGCCCGCCTGCGAGACCTCGAGCTCGATCTCGAGACGGGCGTGCGGCTCATCGCGATCCGCCGCGAGGGCGAGTGGTCGTTCGCGCCCGTGGGCGACGACCGACTCGCTGACGGAGACGTGATCGTCGGCCGCGGTCCGCGCGAGGGTATCGAAGTCGTCTACCGACGGGCGACCGGCGAGCCCCTCCCGGCTCCCGCGGCGCCGTCGGCGGGGACCGAGAGCGAGGAGATCGCGCGAGCCGCCGAGACCGTCATCGACCTCAAGGACATGGCCGAACTCGCGGTCGGGCTGGCATACGGGGCCGCCCGACTCGACAGCGACGACCTCGCCCGGGAAGTGCTCGCGCTCGAGGACGAGTCCGACGAGCACAAGACGCGCCTCGAGACGTGGGTCATCGAGGCCGACGACGAGGTCGGGAGCGCCGCCCAGCGCCGCGGCCTGCTCCATCTCGCGGCGGCCTCCGAGGTGATCTGTGACGCCGCGGTCGACATCGCCGAGGTCGTCCTGCGCGAGGTCGAACTGCCGCCGGTCTTCGGCGCCGCTCTCGAGGACAGCGAGGAGGCCATCGGCGCCGTTGTCGTCGGCGCTGGAAGCGACTTCGACGGGGCGACCGTCGCCGACCTCGAACTCGAGGCGGGGGCGGGCGTGGTCGTCCTCGCGATCCACGGCGGCGACGGCTGGACGTTCGACCCGGAACCCGACCGTGCGTGTGCGGCCGGTGAGACCCTGCTGGTTCGCGGACCGCCGGCCGGTGTCGATCACTTGCGAGAGGGGGCGGGCGATAGCGAGGAGGGGCGCTCCCGACCGTCGAGAAAATGAATCGGCGCACGATCGCGATCGCCGTCGGCGCCACCGCGGTCCTGCTCGTCTCCCTCGTGGCGGTCTTCGGGCTCCCGCTCCACTTACTTTTCACTCCGACTGAAACCGGGGCGGTAGCCGGACTCGCTGACGACGACGTCGAATCGGAGGTCGTCGCCGAGGACCTGGACGTCCCGTGGGAGGTACGCGTCCTCGAGGACGACCGGTACCTCGTGACCGAGCGGACCGGTGACCTCCTGCTGATCGAGGACGGCGAGCGACACGTCCTCGAGCGCTTCGACGAACTGGACGAGCCGCTGCTGGGAGAGGGAGGATTGCTCGGTATCGCGGCCCATCCCGACTTCGCGGAAAACCGGTACGTGTACGTCTATCAGACGGTCGACCGGGAGTCCGTCGAGAACACGGTCCGCCGCTTCGAGGTCGATTTCGAGGACCGCGAACTGGAAAACGAGACGACGATCATCGACGGGATACCGAGCGATCGCATCCACAACGGCGGTCGTATCGCCTTCGGCCCTGACGACCGCCTGTACGTGACCACCGGGGACGCGTCCGAGTCCGAACTAGCACAGGACCGGGACTCGCTGGCGGGCAAGATCCTCCGGCTCGAGGACGACGGGTCGATCCCTGACGACAACCCGTTCGGGACAGAGGTGTACTCGTACGGCCATCGGAATCCGCAGGGACTCACCTGGGACGACGAGGGACGGCTCTGGGCGACGGAGCACGGCTCGAGTGCGCGGGACGAACTCAACGTGATCGAATCTGGCCGCAACTACGGGTGGCCTACCATCACCGGCCCGGAGACGCAGCCCGAGATGGAATCCCCCGCGTTCCACTCCACGCAGTACGAGACGTGGGCGCCGGCCGGCGCGGCGGCCCACGACGGGAGCGTCTTCTTCGCCGGGCTCCGCGGGGAGCGCCTGTACGAGGCGCAAACGACCGGTGGAGGAGTGACCGCCTTCGTCGCACACTTCGCCGGCGACTTCGGCCGGATACGGGCGGTGACGCTCGGGCCGGACCGCGAGTACCTCTACCTCACGACCAGTAACACCGACGGCCGCGGTGAGGAACGAGCGAACGACGACCGGATCGTTCGCGTTCCGGTCGACGCGTTCCGGGCTGACTGATCGGAACCGAACTGTCGATCGAGGACTCGCAGTCGGCCCCGAAATCAGGTCGCGACGAGCCCGACGGCGACGACCGCGAGCGCCAGCCCGGCCACGTTCGTCGCGCTGAGCTGTGCGTCGAAGTAGAAGACGCCGACGATCGCCGGGATGACGAAGTACAGCGCGGCGATCGCGGAGACGATCGCCATGTTCCCGCGGGCGAGGCCGGCGTAGAAGCTGATGGAGGCCGCTGCGAGAAACGCGCCGGAGACGAGCGCGAACGCGATGTCGACCCGGGTTCCGGCGATGGGACGGCGCAGCGAGAGCACGTACCCGCCGACGATTACGAGACTCGCGACGTAGGAGAGAAACACCGCGTTCACGGGCGAGAGCGACCGCGTCGCGACGCCGCCGGTCACCGCCCAACCGCCGTACAGAAGCAACGCGCCGAGTGCGAACAGGATCGCCGTACTGACCATGGGGCCGGCTTCGCCGTCGGTCGGATAAACGTTCCGTTCGCGCGGACTGTCCGTCCGCTACGCGTCCTCGAGACCGCCGTCACGGCGACCGTCGTCGACCGGCCGATGCTCGGCTTCGCCGGGGAGGATGTCGCCCAGCGAGCCGCCGAGCGCCATCGCGGTGAAGACCACCGAGACCTGACAGAGGTTGACCCACGGCTCGTCCCACGCGATCCGGCCCCACAGCGTCATCAACCCCGCGGCGGTCGCGAACGCGATCAGCAACACCCAGACGGGGCGGCGCGGAATCAGACCGAAGTAGGGATTGTGGATCTGGACCTCCCGGAAATCGGCGACGTAGAGGATACCGATGACCAGTCCGACCGTAAACACGAGGTTCACTAGCAGCAAGACGGGGTGAGTCGCTAGGAACGACCCGATACCGAACACGCCGTCTTCGACCACCATCGGGAGGCCGATGACGACGCTGCCCACGAACGCCTCCGCCTTGTCCTTGCGGGTGAACCCGGTGATCACCTTCCCGACCGTCGCGTTATGCGAGAGTCGGCTGACCAGCCGCATCGTCCGGTGTACCTCCGTCCGCTCGTGGGACGTATCGACCGTCTCCTCGAGCGCCTCGAGTTGCTCGTAGACGTCGTCGATGGTCGTCTCTTCGCGCGGGTCCTCCGGCCTGGGCATGCCCGGACCCAGACGCCACGGGTAGATAAAGACGGCTCCGTCCCGCCATACCGCGGGCGATCCACCGACTGCGGACCGCCGACCGGCTATTACACCGGGCGAACGCGCCTGAAAAACCGATACCGTTTTGCGGCCGTGTCCATCACTGTGGTACTATGAAACACGTACGGGGACCGCTGTGTTCGATCGACGTCGGTGAGCGAACCGCCGAGACCGAGGACATCGACGACCTCCTCGAGTCGTATATCGGCGGACGGGCGCTCGGAACGAAGCTCGCTCACGAACGGATCCCGTTCGACGTCGACCCGCTTGGGGCGGACAACCGCCTGTACTTCGCGACGGGGCCGCTCCAGCACTCGACGATGAGCTTTACCGGCCGAATGTCGGCGACGGGCGTCTCGCCGCTGACCGACGGCCTGCTGTCCTCGAACGCCGGCGGCTTCCTCTCGCGGAACTTCACCGGCACGGGGTACAGCGCCGTCGAGATCACCGGTGCGAGCGACGAACTCGTGATCCTCCACGTCACCGACGAGGGCGTCGAGTTCGAGGAAGTCCCGGAACTCGCCGAGGCGACCGTCCCAGAGACTTGCGAGTACATCGAGGACGAACACGGCCTCGGCTCGGAGCACACTACGGTCATCGGCCCGGCCGGTGAGAATCGGGTCCGGTTCGCCTCGATCATGACCTCCAAGGAGCGGGCCTTCGGCCGCGGCGGACTCGGTGCCGTCCTCGGCGCGAAGAACGTCAAGGCGATCACCTTCGACGGCGACTCGACCAACGAGATCGAGTTCCCGGCGCTCCAGATGGAGATCCACGGCGAGGCCGCCCAGTCCGACAGTCCGATGCGAGATCAGGGCACGACCTCCGTCGCTGAGTACGCGAACATGGTCGAGGCGCTGCCGACCCGCTACTTCTCGGAGCTGTCCTTCGAGGGTATCGACGGGATCAGCGGCGACCGCGTCGAGGCGAAGAAGTACAAGAAGGGGACCTGCTCGTCGTGTGCCTTCGCCTGCAAACTGCCGACTCGAGACGAGGAGTCGGGCCTCGAGACCGAGGGCCCCGAGTACGAGACGCTGATGGCCTTCGGCTCGAACTCGGGCATCGACGACATCGTCGACCTGATGAAGTCGAACAAGCTGTGCGACGAGTACGGGCTCGACACCATCTCGGCGGGCGACACCGTCGCGGCCTACCTCGCGAGCGAGGACGAGTTCGGCAACGCCGACCTCATTCACGACCTCGTCGAGAAGATCGCCTACCGCGAGGGCGTCGGCGACACGCTCGCGGAGGGCGTCGACCGCGTCCACGACGAGCTCGGCGTCGAGAACTGGTCGGTCAAGGGAATGGAGTTCTCCGCCCACGACGGCCGCACGTTAAACGGGCAGGGGCTCGCGTTCGCCACCTCGAACCGCGGCGCTGACCACATGTACGCCGAGTTCTACCCCTACGAGTACCCGCTGGTCGACGCCGACGACGCCTTCGACAAGGAGGGGCTCGAGGGCAAGCCGCCCAAGGTCGTCGAACTCGAGAACATCAACGCGATCAAGGACAGCGGCGTCCTCTGTAAGTTCTCGCGGGACTTCATGACCGAAGAGCGCGTCGAGACGCTGCTCGACGCCGAGTACGACGAACTCCTAGAACTCGGCGGTGAGGTCGTCGCGATGGAACGCCACTTCAACAATCAGCGCGGCTTCGACCGGGGCGACGACACCCTTCCCTACGAGGTCCCTGGCTTCGATCAGGGCCTCGACGAGTACTACGCAGAACGCGGCTGGAACGACGACGGGACGGTCCCCGACGCGCAGTTCGAGGGCGGCAGCGCCGCGACGCCGGCCGACGACTGACCACTGCCCGCGGCGGATTCCCGGACGAGGCTCGCGGACGCTCGTTTTTCGACGCCGATCGCGACGGCTCAGCGCTCAGTCCGATGCCGTCGCAACCGTCGGCGCGGTCGCCGTTCCGGTCCACAGCCACGTCACCGCGACGGTGACGAAGAGCCCACCGGCGATGGCGACTGCGAGCCACAGCGCGTGTCTGATGCCGTACAGCTCCGCGAGAACGCCGACGGCGGCCGGTGCGGTCGCGATGCCCGCGTAGGTCGCGCCGGTCGTCACCGCGTTGAGCGGCCCGGTGTACCCCGGTGCGGCCTCGACGGCGTAGGCGGCCAGTATCGGGAATCCGCTCGAGAGACCGGCACCGGCGACGAAGACGGCGAGGAACAGAACGGGGCCGGCCTGTCCGGAGAACGCGATCGCCAGCGCCGGAACCGCGGGCAGGACGGCGACGAGCAACAGCGCGAGATACGGGATTCGGTCGACGGCGAGCGTGTACCCGAGCCGGGCGGGAATATACGCGAGCAGATACGTCGAGAGCAGCAGGTTCGCCGTCGTCGCGGCGTAGAACTCGCCCGCGTAGTACGCGAGCCAGGTGAACATGATCCCCTCGACGCCGCCGACCAGCAGCATGCCGACGCACGCGCCGACGACCGGCGGTCGCCGGAGCAGGGCCGCAAGCGCGTCCCGCGAGATCGATCGCTCGGCGGACGTCGACGGCGCGTCGAGGCGACCGGCGACGACCGCCGTCGGGACAAAACAGAGCGCGATGACGACGAAGACCGCCCGCCAGTCGGCGACCGACAGCACGGCGCTGACGAGCTGGGGGCCGACGACCGCGCCGACGGCCCAGACGAGCGCGTAGACGGTGTACACCCGCCCGCGCCGGGCGGCGTGGA encodes:
- a CDS encoding magnesium transporter, whose product is MFGHDSALDVYRQALPVILVSLVAGLFAGTLLGTETMREGIESVPGILLLLPAFLATRGGVYGSLGARLSSGLHQGVIEPRFEWSGRLRSAIIASFLNGLIVSVFIAVLAWGVMLALGRPANLLELLIVLFVAAVLSAVAMLGVLLTVIFKGYRRGLDPDNVIGPVVTTVGDVFGVVFLLTGIAVAGAVL
- a CDS encoding potassium channel family protein, which translates into the protein MREISYEPRNVRDVLVELKDSSELAVDLAYSAVRDGDASLADEVLELESRANYLQYHVRIALMLAAKRAEEAEQLVGLFQVAASAVRITEAAADIARIVRDDGGVPDAFEHAFPDADERLVRATVAADSDLAGARLRDLELDLETGVRLIAIRREGEWSFAPVGDDRLADGDVIVGRGPREGIEVVYRRATGEPLPAPAAPSAGTESEEIARAAETVIDLKDMAELAVGLAYGAARLDSDDLAREVLALEDESDEHKTRLETWVIEADDEVGSAAQRRGLLHLAAASEVICDAAVDIAEVVLREVELPPVFGAALEDSEEAIGAVVVGAGSDFDGATVADLELEAGAGVVVLAIHGGDGWTFDPEPDRACAAGETLLVRGPPAGVDHLREGAGDSEEGRSRPSRK
- a CDS encoding PQQ-dependent sugar dehydrogenase — its product is MNRRTIAIAVGATAVLLVSLVAVFGLPLHLLFTPTETGAVAGLADDDVESEVVAEDLDVPWEVRVLEDDRYLVTERTGDLLLIEDGERHVLERFDELDEPLLGEGGLLGIAAHPDFAENRYVYVYQTVDRESVENTVRRFEVDFEDRELENETTIIDGIPSDRIHNGGRIAFGPDDRLYVTTGDASESELAQDRDSLAGKILRLEDDGSIPDDNPFGTEVYSYGHRNPQGLTWDDEGRLWATEHGSSARDELNVIESGRNYGWPTITGPETQPEMESPAFHSTQYETWAPAGAAAHDGSVFFAGLRGERLYEAQTTGGGVTAFVAHFAGDFGRIRAVTLGPDREYLYLTTSNTDGRGEERANDDRIVRVPVDAFRAD
- a CDS encoding EamA family transporter, whose product is MVSTAILFALGALLLYGGWAVTGGVATRSLSPVNAVFLSYVASLVIVGGYVLSLRRPIAGTRVDIAFALVSGAFLAAASISFYAGLARGNMAIVSAIAALYFVIPAIVGVFYFDAQLSATNVAGLALAVVAVGLVAT
- a CDS encoding DUF2391 family protein, whose translation is MPRPEDPREETTIDDVYEQLEALEETVDTSHERTEVHRTMRLVSRLSHNATVGKVITGFTRKDKAEAFVGSVVIGLPMVVEDGVFGIGSFLATHPVLLLVNLVFTVGLVIGILYVADFREVQIHNPYFGLIPRRPVWVLLIAFATAAGLMTLWGRIAWDEPWVNLCQVSVVFTAMALGGSLGDILPGEAEHRPVDDGRRDGGLEDA
- a CDS encoding aldehyde ferredoxin oxidoreductase family protein, translating into MKHVRGPLCSIDVGERTAETEDIDDLLESYIGGRALGTKLAHERIPFDVDPLGADNRLYFATGPLQHSTMSFTGRMSATGVSPLTDGLLSSNAGGFLSRNFTGTGYSAVEITGASDELVILHVTDEGVEFEEVPELAEATVPETCEYIEDEHGLGSEHTTVIGPAGENRVRFASIMTSKERAFGRGGLGAVLGAKNVKAITFDGDSTNEIEFPALQMEIHGEAAQSDSPMRDQGTTSVAEYANMVEALPTRYFSELSFEGIDGISGDRVEAKKYKKGTCSSCAFACKLPTRDEESGLETEGPEYETLMAFGSNSGIDDIVDLMKSNKLCDEYGLDTISAGDTVAAYLASEDEFGNADLIHDLVEKIAYREGVGDTLAEGVDRVHDELGVENWSVKGMEFSAHDGRTLNGQGLAFATSNRGADHMYAEFYPYEYPLVDADDAFDKEGLEGKPPKVVELENINAIKDSGVLCKFSRDFMTEERVETLLDAEYDELLELGGEVVAMERHFNNQRGFDRGDDTLPYEVPGFDQGLDEYYAERGWNDDGTVPDAQFEGGSAATPADD
- a CDS encoding MFS transporter, encoding MDRARTWTIAILVFVFGDAVAMQARGPILSELEAGFGVSEGALGLIAPAGTAGFVVVVVATGLLAGRLPVRQTLLAGVVGVVGALVAMAAAPLYVVFLVALLVQGAAAGAFRGVDRVVLSHLHAARRGRVYTVYALVWAVGAVVGPQLVSAVLSVADWRAVFVVIALCFVPTAVVAGRLDAPSTSAERSISRDALAALLRRPPVVGACVGMLLVGGVEGIMFTWLAYYAGEFYAATTANLLLSTYLLAYIPARLGYTLAVDRIPYLALLLVAVLPAVPALAIAFSGQAGPVLFLAVFVAGAGLSSGFPILAAYAVEAAPGYTGPLNAVTTGATYAGIATAPAAVGVLAELYGIRHALWLAVAIAGGLFVTVAVTWLWTGTATAPTVATASD